A single Marinitoga aeolica DNA region contains:
- a CDS encoding SDR family NAD(P)-dependent oxidoreductase, producing the protein MEKYTLITGASSGIGLELAKIFAKNKHNLVLIARSYDKLQRIKDDLEKKYNIKVIIIKKDLSNPNSPKELYNEIKQKNIFINILVNNAGYATFGKFYDLDIEKELNMIQLNVVTLVHLTKLFLDDMIKYNEGKILNVASTAAFQPGPLMANYYASKAYVLNFSEALNEELKDKNISVSALCPGATSTGFVKRANMEKSKLFQALKPMRPQKVAEIAYNGLMNKKQVIIPGFRNKFLAFSIRFTPRKIVPKMVMNLQKEMN; encoded by the coding sequence ATGGAAAAATATACATTAATAACTGGTGCATCTAGTGGAATAGGATTAGAATTAGCAAAAATATTTGCAAAAAACAAGCATAATTTAGTGTTGATTGCTAGAAGTTATGATAAATTACAAAGAATAAAAGATGATTTAGAAAAAAAGTATAATATAAAAGTTATTATAATAAAAAAAGATTTATCTAATCCAAATTCACCAAAAGAACTATACAATGAAATTAAGCAAAAAAATATATTTATAAATATTTTAGTAAATAACGCTGGATATGCTACTTTTGGAAAATTTTATGATTTAGATATAGAAAAAGAATTAAATATGATTCAATTAAATGTTGTTACATTAGTTCATTTAACAAAACTATTTTTAGATGATATGATAAAATATAATGAAGGAAAAATATTAAATGTTGCATCAACCGCTGCATTTCAACCAGGACCATTAATGGCTAATTATTATGCTTCAAAAGCATATGTACTAAATTTTAGTGAAGCATTAAATGAAGAATTAAAAGACAAAAATATTTCTGTTAGCGCATTATGTCCAGGTGCAACATCGACGGGTTTTGTAAAAAGAGCGAATATGGAAAAATCAAAATTATTCCAGGCTTTAAAACCAATGCGTCCACAAAAAGTAGCGGAAATTGCATATAACGGTTTAATGAATAAAAAACAAGTTATTATTCCAGGTTTTAGAAATAAATTTTTAGCATTCTCAATTAGATTTACACCTCGAAAAATAGTTCCCAAGATGGTTATGAATCTTCAAAAAGAGATGAATTAA
- a CDS encoding NAD(P)/FAD-dependent oxidoreductase: MKIAIIGFGAAAVGFLKEIDTSKHEVTVYEMNRDIFSSSISGIRADGKLFVSSEMGGDLEEILFDKQLQKEIVDYYSELSETEPEIGTRENLEELQKKFFINGFKLVESEFFHIGTDKLKIFLKNAHEEFVRKGVNFKFNSLVKDIEINEKVIVKYIDRETRNEIKEAFDKVYVAVGRSGFKLIDTLTKKYPDIILSNTKVDLGVRFELPDIVVKELNEALYEFKVKFKSSNGQLVRTFCNNPSGYVVTEKYSDFITVNGHAIHDQKSTNTNFAILVTHSFTKPFNDPNGYGSYIAKLSNILAGGNKVILQTYGDFKKGKRTKKLWKVFPTLSQEEYVLGDLNLVFPSKTSISLIEFIDNLNNIIPGIADEENLLYGVEVKFYGKKLDNNLFENLKFIGDCSGQTRSIVHATAHGIIEARKLIES, encoded by the coding sequence GTGAAAATCGCTATTATAGGGTTTGGTGCTGCTGCAGTTGGTTTTTTGAAAGAAATTGATACTTCTAAACATGAGGTAACTGTCTACGAAATGAATAGAGATATTTTTTCTTCTTCAATTAGTGGTATCAGGGCAGATGGAAAACTATTTGTTTCATCTGAAATGGGTGGTGATTTGGAAGAGATACTATTTGATAAACAACTACAGAAAGAAATTGTGGATTATTATTCAGAATTATCGGAAACAGAGCCCGAGATAGGTACAAGAGAAAATCTTGAAGAATTACAAAAAAAGTTTTTTATTAATGGATTTAAATTAGTAGAATCAGAATTTTTCCATATAGGAACAGATAAACTAAAAATATTCTTAAAAAATGCACATGAAGAATTTGTTAGAAAGGGTGTTAATTTTAAATTTAATTCATTAGTTAAAGATATAGAAATTAATGAAAAAGTAATTGTTAAATATATAGACAGAGAAACAAGGAATGAAATAAAAGAAGCATTTGATAAGGTTTATGTTGCTGTAGGAAGGAGTGGATTTAAATTAATAGATACTTTAACAAAAAAGTATCCTGATATTATATTATCCAATACTAAAGTTGATTTGGGAGTTAGATTTGAATTACCTGATATTGTAGTTAAAGAATTAAATGAGGCATTATATGAATTTAAAGTAAAATTTAAATCTTCAAATGGTCAATTAGTAAGAACTTTTTGTAATAACCCCTCAGGATATGTTGTTACAGAAAAGTATTCGGATTTTATTACAGTAAATGGTCATGCTATTCACGACCAAAAATCTACAAATACTAATTTTGCAATTTTAGTGACTCATTCATTTACTAAACCATTTAATGATCCAAATGGTTATGGATCATACATTGCAAAATTATCCAATATCTTAGCTGGCGGGAATAAGGTTATACTTCAGACATATGGAGATTTTAAAAAAGGTAAAAGAACAAAAAAGTTATGGAAAGTATTCCCGACCTTAAGTCAGGAAGAATATGTTTTAGGTGATCTGAACTTGGTTTTTCCAAGTAAAACATCTATATCATTAATAGAATTTATAGATAATTTAAATAATATTATTCCTGGAATAGCAGATGAAGAAAATCTTTTATATGGAGTAGAAGTTAAATTTTATGGTAAAAAATTAGATAACAATTTATTTGAAAATTTAAAATTTATTGGAGATTGTTCAGGACAAACAAGAAGTATAGTACATGCTACAGCCCATGGAATTATTGAAGCGCGAAAATTAATAGAAAGTTAA
- a CDS encoding ABC transporter ATP-binding protein produces the protein MSIELKNLSKKYNDKYAVKNLDLNIEDGKITVLIGPSGCGKTTTLKLINRLIERTSGDILFDGISIDNIDKIQLRRKIGYVIQEIGLFPHYNVFDNIAVVPKLLGWNKKKIKNRVKELINLINLKYDEVINKYPMELSGGQRQRIGVARALAADPKILLMDEPFGAIDPINREVLQDVFLEIQNKLKKTIVFVTHDIREAIKLADKIAIFNNGELVQYNSTLNIIKKPKNEFVKELLGKNAELNFLEFVKAEKVIVNDYKIIKSFNEIKVDKKSCYIVFNEKYEGFLTESDIKNNNYYLRKEYINYNDSVLEGLNIMFKRNIHYLPVLRDGRVIGILKYDSILEE, from the coding sequence ATGTCTATAGAATTAAAAAATCTATCAAAAAAATATAATGATAAATATGCTGTGAAAAATCTCGATTTAAATATTGAAGATGGAAAAATCACTGTATTAATAGGCCCCTCAGGTTGTGGGAAAACTACAACATTAAAATTAATAAATAGACTAATTGAAAGAACGTCTGGTGATATATTATTTGATGGAATATCTATAGATAATATAGATAAAATTCAATTAAGAAGGAAAATAGGATATGTTATTCAAGAAATAGGTTTATTTCCACATTATAATGTTTTTGATAATATAGCAGTTGTTCCGAAATTGTTAGGATGGAATAAGAAAAAAATCAAAAATAGAGTAAAAGAGCTTATAAACTTAATAAATTTAAAATATGATGAAGTAATAAATAAATATCCAATGGAATTATCTGGTGGCCAAAGACAGAGAATTGGAGTAGCAAGGGCTTTAGCAGCGGATCCGAAAATATTATTAATGGATGAACCCTTTGGGGCTATAGACCCTATTAATAGAGAAGTTTTACAAGATGTTTTCCTGGAAATACAAAATAAATTAAAAAAAACTATTGTTTTTGTTACGCATGATATAAGAGAAGCAATTAAATTAGCTGATAAAATAGCAATATTTAATAATGGTGAATTAGTACAATATAACTCTACTTTAAACATAATAAAGAAACCAAAAAATGAGTTTGTTAAAGAATTATTAGGCAAAAATGCTGAATTAAATTTTTTAGAATTTGTTAAAGCAGAAAAAGTTATAGTAAATGATTATAAAATTATAAAATCATTTAATGAAATAAAGGTAGATAAAAAATCGTGTTATATCGTATTTAATGAGAAATATGAAGGGTTTTTAACAGAAAGTGATATTAAAAATAATAATTATTATTTGAGAAAAGAATATATCAACTATAATGATAGTGTTTTAGAAGGATTAAACATAATGTTTAAGAGAAATATACATTATTTACCAGTTTTGAGAGATGGAAGAGTTATTGGAATATTAAAATACGATTCAATATTGGAGGAATAA
- a CDS encoding ABC transporter substrate-binding protein — MKKFGVILLLVIMSFNVFAAKTIVVGSKMFTEGYVIANMISLLLKDAGFKVEEQFGLTSFPLRAAIENGQVDIYSEYTGTAWAAYFKQKKNIYDPYELFNEVAKLDYEKNKIVWINMIPFNDTYAMAVRNEFAEKNNIRTLSDLAKFVNNGNKVIFGVNPEFYERADGFFAMANAYNMNVPKKYVKTMEAGLTYEAVSAGKIDVAMVYSTDAKLLKYNLTVLKDDKSFFPLYNPAVLVREEVLNKYPEIKEILKPLTLYLNENIIIRLNYLVDVKGMEPEIVAKNYLKGLGLIK; from the coding sequence ATGAAAAAATTTGGAGTTATTTTGTTGTTAGTTATCATGAGTTTTAATGTTTTTGCTGCTAAAACAATAGTTGTTGGGTCAAAAATGTTTACAGAAGGATATGTTATTGCAAATATGATATCTTTACTTTTAAAAGATGCAGGATTTAAGGTTGAAGAACAATTTGGGTTAACATCTTTTCCATTAAGGGCTGCTATAGAAAATGGACAGGTAGACATTTATTCTGAATATACTGGAACAGCATGGGCAGCTTATTTTAAACAAAAAAAGAATATATATGATCCATATGAATTATTCAATGAGGTTGCAAAACTTGATTATGAAAAAAATAAAATTGTTTGGATAAATATGATACCGTTTAATGATACATATGCTATGGCTGTTAGAAACGAATTTGCAGAAAAAAATAATATTAGAACTCTTTCAGATTTAGCAAAATTTGTGAATAATGGAAATAAGGTGATATTTGGAGTTAATCCTGAATTTTATGAAAGAGCGGATGGTTTTTTTGCAATGGCAAATGCTTATAATATGAATGTTCCTAAGAAATATGTGAAAACTATGGAAGCGGGTTTAACATATGAAGCAGTGTCAGCAGGGAAAATAGATGTAGCTATGGTATATTCAACTGATGCAAAATTATTAAAATATAATTTAACTGTATTAAAAGACGATAAAAGCTTTTTCCCGTTATATAATCCAGCTGTATTGGTTAGAGAAGAAGTTTTGAATAAATATCCTGAAATAAAAGAAATTTTGAAACCTTTGACTCTTTATTTAAATGAAAATATAATCATTAGACTTAACTATTTAGTTGATGTAAAAGGTATGGAACCAGAAATTGTTGCAAAAAATTATTTAAAGGGGTTAGGATTAATTAAATGA
- a CDS encoding M48 family metallopeptidase: MNILRTEIMDIKYDIIKSKRKSLSITIENNGNVIVRAPKFLSDYEIKKFIFDKRKWIISKLTNIKPIKEKEYRDGEKFLYLGKYYKLITIEGNYGVGIQNDFIYISLKKDFFDNISLKKEMILKWYKNEAKKIINERLEYYSKIMNLKYGKVYIRDQKTRWGSCSGKNNLSFNFRIIMAPMRKIDYIIVHELAHILHKHHQKSFWDYVSKYCDDYLESRKWFRENGKYLIL, encoded by the coding sequence ATGAATATTTTAAGAACCGAAATTATGGATATTAAATACGATATAATAAAATCAAAGCGAAAAAGCCTTTCTATTACCATAGAAAATAACGGAAACGTAATTGTTAGGGCACCAAAATTTCTTTCAGATTACGAAATAAAAAAATTTATTTTTGATAAAAGAAAATGGATTATATCGAAATTAACCAATATTAAGCCTATTAAAGAAAAAGAGTATAGAGATGGTGAAAAATTCCTTTATCTTGGTAAATACTATAAATTAATAACTATTGAAGGCAATTATGGAGTAGGTATTCAGAATGATTTTATATATATCTCCTTAAAAAAAGACTTTTTTGACAATATTTCATTGAAAAAAGAAATGATTTTAAAGTGGTATAAAAATGAAGCAAAAAAAATTATTAATGAACGTTTAGAATATTATTCTAAAATAATGAATTTAAAATATGGGAAGGTATATATAAGAGATCAAAAAACTCGTTGGGGAAGTTGTTCTGGGAAAAATAATCTCAGTTTTAATTTTAGAATAATAATGGCTCCTATGAGAAAAATAGATTATATAATAGTTCATGAATTAGCTCACATATTACATAAACATCATCAGAAAAGTTTTTGGGATTACGTATCAAAATATTGTGATGATTATTTAGAATCAAGAAAGTGGTTTAGAGAAAATGGCAAATATTTAATATTATAG
- a CDS encoding ABC transporter permease gives MNIFSYMVDNIDVVIERTLEHLMIFFFSWTLSVIVGVFIGIYITREKRKKYTNIALSITGVTQSVPSIAVIALIFLFMGIGKITAITSLFLYGLVPIIFNTTSGIINISPKIIEVAKGMGMDEKDILYKVEIPIALPAIFSGIRNSAIINIATATVASVIGGGGLGVIIFTGLSHYNGPIIFAGVLPVSLLAILVDTLLGILEKKFVSRGLITEI, from the coding sequence ATGAATATTTTTTCATATATGGTGGATAATATTGATGTTGTTATTGAAAGGACATTGGAACATCTGATGATATTTTTCTTTTCTTGGACTTTATCTGTCATTGTTGGAGTTTTTATAGGTATATATATTACTAGAGAAAAAAGAAAAAAATACACCAATATTGCACTTTCAATAACTGGAGTTACTCAATCTGTTCCCAGCATTGCGGTAATTGCTTTAATATTTTTATTTATGGGAATTGGAAAAATAACTGCTATAACATCGTTATTTTTATATGGATTAGTTCCTATAATATTTAACACAACATCAGGAATAATTAATATTAGTCCAAAAATTATAGAAGTAGCAAAAGGTATGGGAATGGATGAAAAAGATATTTTATATAAGGTTGAAATTCCAATAGCATTACCAGCTATTTTTTCTGGAATAAGAAATTCTGCAATAATAAATATTGCAACTGCTACTGTAGCCTCTGTTATTGGAGGTGGGGGATTAGGAGTGATAATATTTACAGGGTTATCACATTATAATGGTCCTATAATATTTGCTGGTGTGTTGCCTGTTTCATTATTAGCAATATTAGTAGATACATTACTAGGAATATTAGAGAAAAAATTTGTTTCAAGAGGATTAATTACTGAAATTTAA
- a CDS encoding ATP-binding cassette domain-containing protein: protein MLELKNINFTTGSRKILEDITYTFEKGKIYAVLGNNGVGKSTLARIIMGLDGYKGNHGGKIFFEGQDITDTNITERAKLGITMAWQEPARFEGLGVKEYLTLGKRIKLSENELIEILNLVGLNPFYLHRKVDKTLSGGERKRIELASLIILKPKFAIFDEPDSGIDMMSNIMIERIFKMITANGGSVLSITHREEIAEIADEAFLICSGRIKAEGDPKKVSEVYKTTCDNCAHINVPIDFFENEVKL, encoded by the coding sequence ATGCTTGAATTGAAAAACATTAATTTTACAACGGGTTCGAGAAAAATATTGGAAGATATTACTTATACCTTTGAAAAAGGGAAAATATATGCTGTTTTGGGAAATAATGGTGTTGGGAAATCCACTTTGGCAAGAATAATAATGGGATTAGATGGATATAAAGGAAACCACGGTGGTAAAATATTTTTTGAAGGACAGGATATAACTGATACTAATATAACTGAAAGAGCAAAATTAGGTATAACTATGGCATGGCAGGAACCAGCAAGATTTGAAGGTTTAGGTGTAAAAGAATATTTAACTCTTGGAAAAAGAATAAAATTAAGTGAAAATGAACTGATAGAAATATTGAATTTAGTTGGATTAAATCCATTTTATTTACATAGAAAGGTTGATAAAACGCTTTCGGGTGGCGAAAGAAAAAGAATAGAATTAGCTTCTTTAATTATATTAAAACCTAAATTTGCAATTTTTGATGAACCGGATTCTGGAATAGATATGATGTCAAATATTATGATAGAAAGAATATTTAAAATGATAACTGCTAATGGTGGATCTGTTTTAAGCATAACTCATAGGGAAGAAATTGCAGAAATTGCTGATGAAGCATTTTTAATATGCTCTGGAAGAATTAAAGCTGAAGGCGATCCGAAAAAGGTTTCAGAAGTTTATAAAACTACTTGTGATAATTGTGCCCACATAAATGTTCCAATCGATTTTTTTGAAAATGAGGTGAAATTATGA
- a CDS encoding ArsR/SmtB family transcription factor: MDECELIAEIFKALSHPTRLRILKILKNRKCNIIEISEELDLTQSSVSQHLKILENVGIIRKRKEGNIVFCDLKYEAIFKLFNDAKKIVHEELQEAHKMIKNS; this comes from the coding sequence ATGGATGAATGTGAATTAATTGCAGAAATATTTAAGGCATTGTCTCATCCCACACGTTTGAGAATATTAAAAATATTAAAAAATAGAAAATGCAATATAATTGAAATTTCAGAAGAGCTTGATTTAACACAATCAAGCGTTTCTCAGCATTTAAAAATTTTAGAAAATGTTGGTATAATTAGAAAAAGAAAAGAAGGTAATATAGTTTTTTGTGATCTAAAATATGAAGCAATATTTAAATTATTTAATGATGCTAAAAAGATTGTTCATGAAGAATTACAAGAAGCTCATAAAATGATAAAAAATTCTTAG
- a CDS encoding cytochrome b5 domain-containing protein — MKKVFLFVTIFILGLSVFGEYVNILDVKFEDFGTKYKIVPYSELVKNNGKDGSDAWVGINGLVYDLTYSKLWKNGEHKGKHNAGMDLTYEIKELSPHGIGKLEKFDIVGILGFTLDDLKEFNGKNGKKSYVAVNGIIYDMSHSKLWKNGEHKGRHNAGMDLTYEITKLSPHGLKKLDNVYPIGVLILDLNDLKKFNGKDGNKAYVAVNGIVYDMSHSKLWKNGEHKGRHSAGMDLTYEITKLSPHGLKKLDNVFKVGYLVLNEKELSIYNGKNGNKAYVAVNGVIYDMSHSDLWKNGEHKGRHEAGKDLTYEITKLSPHGLGKLNNVYKIGFLLK; from the coding sequence ATGAAAAAAGTTTTTTTATTTGTCACTATATTTATTTTAGGTTTGTCTGTATTTGGTGAATATGTAAATATTTTAGATGTGAAATTTGAGGATTTTGGAACAAAATATAAAATAGTTCCATATAGTGAATTAGTAAAAAATAATGGTAAAGATGGTTCAGATGCATGGGTGGGTATAAATGGCTTAGTTTATGATCTCACATACTCTAAATTATGGAAAAACGGGGAACATAAAGGAAAACACAATGCAGGAATGGATTTAACATATGAAATAAAAGAATTATCTCCTCATGGGATTGGGAAATTAGAGAAATTTGATATTGTTGGAATTTTAGGTTTTACTTTAGATGATTTAAAAGAGTTTAATGGAAAAAATGGAAAAAAGTCATATGTAGCTGTAAATGGCATAATATATGATATGTCCCATTCTAAATTATGGAAAAATGGAGAACATAAAGGAAGGCATAATGCAGGAATGGATTTAACATATGAAATAACTAAATTATCACCACATGGTTTGAAAAAATTAGATAATGTTTATCCAATAGGTGTTTTGATTCTGGATTTGAATGATTTAAAAAAATTTAATGGTAAAGACGGAAACAAAGCATATGTAGCTGTAAATGGAATAGTATATGATATGTCTCATTCTAAGTTATGGAAAAATGGAGAACATAAAGGAAGACATAGTGCAGGAATGGATTTAACATACGAAATAACAAAATTATCTCCTCATGGATTAAAGAAATTAGATAATGTTTTTAAAGTGGGATATTTAGTTTTAAATGAAAAAGAATTATCTATTTATAATGGAAAGAATGGTAATAAGGCATATGTAGCAGTAAATGGTGTAATATATGATATGTCCCATTCTGACTTATGGAAAAATGGAGAACATAAAGGGAGGCATGAAGCTGGCAAAGATTTAACGTATGAAATAACAAAATTATCACCACATGGATTGGGAAAATTAAATAACGTATATAAAATTGGATTTTTATTGAAATAG
- a CDS encoding ABC transporter permease produces the protein MDYLEYLSYNYEKIIKELLNHLRIIGTALPFAILIGVGIGLLISKNKTLSKIVLYIAGILMTIPSPALFGIMVILLAPLHMGLGKTPAIIALIIYSLLPMIRNTLVAIHSLDKSIVESARGMGMTELQILFKIKIPLSIPIIMSGIRNSVVMGVGVATIGYYIAAGGLGYFIFAGLSRGRYDMIITGVILLAVLGIGLNYLMLKLEEIITPRGLKLKSK, from the coding sequence ATGGATTATTTAGAATATTTATCATATAATTATGAAAAAATTATAAAAGAATTACTTAATCATTTACGTATAATTGGAACTGCATTACCTTTTGCAATTCTTATAGGGGTAGGAATAGGGCTTTTAATTTCTAAAAATAAAACTCTATCAAAGATAGTATTGTATATAGCTGGTATATTGATGACTATTCCGAGTCCAGCATTATTTGGTATAATGGTAATACTTCTTGCTCCTCTTCATATGGGTTTAGGTAAAACTCCTGCAATAATTGCTTTGATAATTTATTCTCTTCTTCCAATGATAAGAAATACTTTAGTTGCTATTCATTCTTTGGATAAAAGTATTGTAGAATCCGCTCGAGGAATGGGAATGACCGAATTACAAATCTTATTTAAAATAAAAATCCCTTTATCTATTCCTATAATTATGTCTGGAATAAGAAATTCAGTAGTGATGGGCGTAGGTGTAGCGACAATTGGTTATTATATAGCTGCAGGAGGATTAGGATATTTTATATTTGCTGGTTTAAGTCGCGGGAGATACGATATGATTATTACAGGAGTTATATTATTAGCAGTATTGGGAATTGGGTTAAATTATTTAATGTTAAAACTTGAAGAAATAATTACTCCTAGAGGTTTAAAATTAAAGAGTAAATGA
- a CDS encoding SufB/SufD family protein, protein MNIEKNYAKEFEMIEKAYEQAGGDVSSLLSKDIVSLIISGDKVLGKNTVEGIHLNVETSEGVVNYEMIIEDGVKLDKPIHLCVGFLRNQGEQYINAKYKIGNNCDIKFLSHCSFPFGKIHHKMDSEMIIGENSVVFMEDEHFHNEKDGIFLETSYYTKVGKNSVFDSRFKLTKSRAGKLKIDMFVDLDESSKALLESKVWGKKDDELEIREIVNLNGEYSSGIAKSYIFAQDSTKAEVVNEAYGNAPYSKGHIECTEISKGSNVNISTIPILRVKNDLSELTHEASVGRVNPQQLETLMAKGLDEDEATELIIKGILK, encoded by the coding sequence ATGAATATAGAAAAAAATTATGCCAAAGAATTTGAAATGATAGAAAAAGCTTATGAACAAGCTGGTGGTGATGTAAGTAGTTTACTAAGTAAAGATATAGTTTCCCTCATCATAAGTGGAGATAAAGTGTTGGGTAAAAATACAGTTGAAGGTATTCATTTGAATGTTGAAACCTCTGAGGGTGTTGTAAATTATGAAATGATAATAGAAGATGGCGTGAAATTGGATAAACCAATACATTTATGCGTTGGTTTTTTAAGAAATCAAGGAGAACAATATATTAATGCAAAATATAAAATAGGGAATAATTGTGATATTAAATTTTTATCGCATTGTTCTTTCCCATTTGGAAAAATTCATCATAAAATGGATTCTGAAATGATAATAGGAGAAAATTCTGTTGTGTTTATGGAAGATGAACATTTTCATAACGAAAAAGATGGTATATTTTTAGAAACATCATATTACACAAAAGTTGGAAAAAATTCAGTTTTCGACAGCAGATTTAAATTAACTAAATCAAGAGCAGGTAAATTAAAAATAGATATGTTTGTAGATCTGGATGAGAGTTCTAAAGCATTGTTGGAATCTAAGGTTTGGGGAAAAAAAGATGATGAATTAGAAATAAGAGAAATAGTGAATCTTAATGGGGAATATTCTTCAGGTATTGCAAAAAGTTATATTTTTGCTCAGGATTCGACAAAAGCAGAGGTAGTAAATGAAGCATATGGAAATGCACCGTATTCAAAAGGTCATATTGAATGTACAGAAATAAGTAAAGGCTCAAATGTAAACATTAGTACAATACCTATTTTAAGAGTAAAAAATGATCTTTCAGAATTAACTCACGAAGCATCTGTAGGAAGGGTAAACCCTCAACAATTGGAAACATTAATGGCAAAAGGATTAGATGAAGATGAAGCAACAGAATTAATTATAAAAGGAATTTTAAAATAA
- the epsC gene encoding serine O-acetyltransferase EpsC encodes MIIKFFKDFLSIFFDLNRDLNEYLKKDPASNRKLGIILFNTAFHGLVLYRIYHFFHKYKIYPISYFLYMLSKILYSMDIHPAAKLDAGIVIDHGIGVVIGSTTTVGSGTLIYHQVTLGAKHIKKGKRHPDIGENVIIGAGAKVLGDIIIGDNSVIAANSVVLRNVPSNCLVAGIPAKIKSFEYDQNHIYEINHNYDFSI; translated from the coding sequence ATGATAATAAAATTCTTTAAAGATTTTCTTTCAATATTTTTTGACCTTAATAGGGATTTAAATGAATATTTAAAAAAGGATCCAGCATCTAATAGAAAGTTAGGAATAATTCTATTTAATACCGCATTTCATGGTTTGGTATTATATAGAATATATCATTTTTTTCACAAATATAAAATATATCCAATTTCATATTTCTTATATATGTTAAGTAAAATATTATATTCAATGGATATTCATCCAGCTGCAAAACTTGATGCCGGTATTGTAATTGATCATGGAATTGGTGTAGTTATAGGTTCTACAACTACTGTTGGAAGTGGTACTTTAATATATCATCAAGTAACCTTAGGTGCAAAACATATTAAAAAAGGAAAAAGACATCCAGACATTGGTGAGAATGTAATTATTGGAGCAGGCGCTAAGGTTTTAGGAGATATAATAATAGGTGATAATTCAGTAATAGCTGCTAATTCGGTAGTTTTAAGAAATGTTCCTTCAAATTGCCTGGTTGCAGGGATTCCTGCAAAAATCAAAAGTTTTGAATATGATCAAAATCATATTTATGAAATAAACCATAATTATGATTTTTCTATTTAA
- a CDS encoding HTH domain-containing protein, whose product MDSIELVVKVLSESKEPLKAGEIAEKAGIDKKEVDKAIKKLKKEEKIESPKRCYYTIKR is encoded by the coding sequence ATGGACTCAATCGAATTAGTTGTTAAAGTTTTATCTGAATCTAAAGAACCTTTAAAAGCTGGAGAGATTGCGGAAAAAGCTGGGATTGATAAAAAAGAAGTAGATAAGGCTATAAAAAAATTAAAGAAAGAGGAGAAAATTGAATCTCCCAAAAGATGTTACTATACTATAAAGAGATAA